DNA from Bacteroidales bacterium:
GCGGTTGATCCTGAATGGATGGCGGAAGTAAAGGATCTGTTGGGAGATAAATGGCATAATCCTTCAGAAGCCCCCGTGCCTCCTTATTTACCTGATAATAAAACTACCCGGGAGAATATTGCCTTGCATTACGATAATATTACTTATACGGATAGTTTATCCGGCATTGTTTTGGATAAACTTGAAGAGGCAGGGCTGGCAGAAAACACCATTGTTTTTTTCTGGGGGGATCACGGCTGGGGTTTGCCACGAGGTAAAAGGTGGCTTTACGAGTCGGGTGTAAAAGTACCTTTCGTCATAAGGGTGCCTGATAAATATGAACATTTATTAAGAGACGGACAAAAACCTGGCACAAAAACCGATGAATTGGTTTCATTTGTGGATTTTGCTCCTACCATGTTATCTTTGGCCGGTATTTCTATCCCTGATTATATGCAAGGTCAGGCCTTTTTGGGGAAACATAAAAAACCACCCCGGGACTATGTATATGTTTATCGCGACCGTGCGGATGAAACTTATGATAAGATGCGGGGTGTGATTACAAAAGATTTTCTGTATTTACGCAACTACAGGCCATATCTCCCTTATGTCCAAACCATCAGGACTATGGAAACCCACCCTGTAATGCAGGATCTACGGGAGATGCATAAAGGAAATCAGCTAAGTGAAGCCCAAAGCAAATTTTTCCAATATCCCAGGCCTGTTGAAGAATTGTATGATTTGGAAAGTGATCCGCATAACCTGAATAACCTGGCAGAAAACAGCGACTATGAGAATAAATTGGAAAAGTTAAGGGCAAAGCACCTGGAATGGATGAGAAGCATCAACGATGTGGGATTAATTCCTGAGCCCATATTTGACATAATGAAATGGCCTGAAGGCAAATGGCAAAGAACAGGAAAACCCTATTTTGAGTCGGAATACAGAAATTATATGGACGGTGGAAATATCGAAATGTCCATTAAATGTCCCACACCGGAGGCTTCCATTGTATGGAAATACGCGGGAAGCGACTCCTGGCGTCTCTATGATGATCAGCCGATTGTGGTGGGCCCTGATCAGACGTTACAGGCCAAGGCCAGCCGTTTGGGATTTTATACCAGTAAGGTGGCGTCGTATCAACTGGGAG
Protein-coding regions in this window:
- a CDS encoding sulfatase-like hydrolase/transferase; this encodes AVDPEWMAEVKDLLGDKWHNPSEAPVPPYLPDNKTTRENIALHYDNITYTDSLSGIVLDKLEEAGLAENTIVFFWGDHGWGLPRGKRWLYESGVKVPFVIRVPDKYEHLLRDGQKPGTKTDELVSFVDFAPTMLSLAGISIPDYMQGQAFLGKHKKPPRDYVYVYRDRADETYDKMRGVITKDFLYLRNYRPYLPYVQTIRTMETHPVMQDLREMHKGNQLSEAQSKFFQYPRPVEELYDLESDPHNLNNLAENSDYENKLEKLRAKHLEWMRSINDVGLIPEPIFDIMKWPEGKWQRTGKPYFESEYRNYMDGGNIEMSIKCPTPEASIVWKYAGSDSWRLYDDQPIVVGPDQTLQAKASRLGFYTSKVASYQLGDPLTKTKDPAANHIPWQKKVDDQLINKILEVKSLDYQEEDNLKTYYQYLDSEEATVRYWATMGIRNHSNTEEEISKATDQFLALTQDESYAVRIEAAHGLCKWGNYDVGLSVLRNALDHRQEAVRVYALNVLDKMGEKPRKILPFPKIPLGTGSEYSHRLYSRIFKRLGITPEELDYATPDQVQNIRNTYNTIVLDNLWDYNFK